The following coding sequences lie in one Zingiber officinale cultivar Zhangliang chromosome 2B, Zo_v1.1, whole genome shotgun sequence genomic window:
- the LOC122046340 gene encoding probable UDP-arabinose 4-epimerase 2: MKDLPHMLPANRSRSQPRASRPWPLSGMDNSESRRRPQIIGKLAMAFMLTALCILILKQSPSFSGPSVFSRHEAGVTHVLVTGGAGYIGSHAALRLLKDNYRVTIVDNLSRGNLGAIKVLQQLFPEPGRLQFIYADLGDARAVNNIFEKNAFDAVMHFAAVAYVGESTLEPLRYYHNITSNTLVILEAMAAHGVKTLIYSSTCATYGEPEKMPITEVTPQHPINPYGKAKKMAEDIILDFSKRSDMAVMILRYFNVIGSDPEGRLGEAPRPELREHGRISGACFDAALGIIPGLKVKGVDYATSDGTCIRDYIDVTDLVDAHVKALDKARPSKVGIYNVGTGKGRSVKEFVEACKKATGVSIKVDYLERRPGDYAEVYSDPSKINRELNWSARYTDLQESLSIAWKWQKSHPNRYESEAAVAL, encoded by the exons ATGAAGGATCTCCCTCACATGCTACCTGCTAATAGAAGTCGCAGTCAGCCCAGGGCTAGTAGACCTTGGCCTCTATCAG GCATGGACAACTCAGAGTCACGCCGCAGGCCACAGATTATTGGAAAACTTGCAATGGCATTCATGCTTACAGCCTTATGCATACTGATCTTAAAGCAGTCCCCAAGTTTTAGTGGCCCTAGCGTG TTTTCTCGTCATGAGGCTGGAGTGACTCATGTCTTAGTGACTGGAGGTGCTGGCTATATTGGTTCTCATGCTGCACTTCGGCTTTTGAAAGACAATTACAGGGTCACCATAGTG GATAACCTTTCCAGAGGAAATCTTGGAGCAATTAAAGTTCTTCAACAGCTGTTTCCGGAACCTGGAAGGCTTCAATTCATTTATGCTGATTTAGGAGATGCCAGAGCT GTCAACAATATTTTCGAAAAAAATGCATTTGATGCTGTTATGCACTTCGCTGCAGTTGCTTATGTGGGAGAAAGCACACTCGAACCTCTTAG GTACTATCATAATATCACATCAAATACTTTGGTAATTCTGGAAGCCATGGCAGCACATGGTGTTAAAACTCTTATTTACTCAAGTACATGCGCAACTTATGGGGAACCGGAAAAAATGCCTATTACAGAAGTAACTCCTCAG CATCCTATCAACCCATATGGGAAGGCCAAAAAGATGGCGGAGGATATTATTTTGGACTTCTCAAAGAGATCAGACATGGCAGTCATGATCTTAAG ATATTTCAATGTTATTGGATCAGATCCTGAAGGAAGGTTAGGTGAAGCTCCAAGACCTGAGTTACGCGAGCACGGGCGCATATCCGGTGCTTGCTTTGATGCAGCACTGGGTATCATACCTGGTCTGAAG GTTAAAGGAGTAGACTATGCTACAAGTGATGGAACCTGTATCAGAGATTATATCGACGTTACTGATCTCGTTGATGCTCATGTGAAAGCCCTCGACAAGGCAAGGCCTAGCAAAGTCGGCATATATAATGTCGGTACTGGAAAAG GTAGGTCCGTGAAGGAATTTGTCGAGGCCTGCAAAAAGGCCACTGGGGTGAGCATCAAAGTCGACTACCTCGAGCGCAGACCTGGAGACTATGCTGAAGTTTACAGTGACCCGTCAAAAATCAACCGCGAGCTCAACTGGAGTGCCCGCTACACTGATCTTCAGGAGAGTCTTTCGATCGCTTGGAAATGGCAGAAGTCACATCCAAATCGTTATGAGTCGGAAGCAGCTGTGGCTCTCTGA
- the LOC122046339 gene encoding WD repeat-containing protein 26 homolog — protein MGGLEDDEPAAKRVKASSIELRSPWNTSSLLVLTGCSGATMARPLPSQGKEDMIGSKGVIKRVEFVRIITQALHSLGYEKSGQILEEESGIPLYSPTVNLFRKQVLDGKWDESVITLHRISLLNENSLKSATFLILEQKFFELLEKNRFMEALNTLRSEITPLGINEKRVHELAACVVSPSQRVLLGFASLGIENSNSRLKFLDELQKLLPPTVMIPERRLENLVEQALNLQKESCYFHNPLSSSLSLYTDHKCGKDLLPSHTIQVLQEHQDEVWFVQFSNNGKYLASASNDKSAIIWEVHEDGRLSLKHKLIGHRKPVSMVAWSPDDCQLLTCGTEEVVRRWDASTGTCLHVYEKAAFSLISCGWFPDGKQLFSGVTDRSICIWDLEGTEIESWKGRLKSMASDMAITKDHQKIISMYKENVIMLLDRETKTDKLIQEEQTITSFTLSHDNNFLLVNLINQEIHLWSIKDDPRLVKRYKGHKRSRFLIRSCFGGIEQAFIASGSEDSQVYIWHRNSGNLVEVLPGHSSAVNCVSWNPTNPHMLASASDDYTIRIWGLSKDNLKCYETHSNGVAHCNGNSK, from the exons ATGGGAGGTTTGGAGGATGATGAACCGGCAGCAAAACGTGTGAAAGCATCCTCCATAGAATTGAGGAGCCCCTGGAACACCTCATCTCTTTTAGTGCTCACTGGTTGTTCCGGAGCTACAATGGCTAGACCATTACCATCCCAGGGGAAGGAAGATATGATCGGTAGCAAAGGGGTTATTAAAAGGGTTGAGTTTGTTAGGATCATTACTCAGGCCCTTCATTCCCTTGGTTATGAAAAAAGTGGACAAATTCTAGAGGAGGAATCAGGTATTCCTTTGTATTCACCAACAGTCAATCTTTTCAGGAAGCAAGTGCTTGATGGAAAATGGGACGAAAGTGTAATCACATTGCATAGGATAAGTCTTCTGAATGAAAATTCACTGAAATCTGCTACTTTCTTGATATTAGAGCAGAAGTTCTTTGAACTCTTGGAGAAGAACAGGTTCATGGAAGCATTGAACACATTGAGAAGTGAGATTACTCCACTTGGCATCAATGAAAAGCGGGTTCATGAACTTGCTGCTTGTGTTGTCTCTCCTTCACAGCGTGTTTTACTTGGGTTTGCTAGCCTTGGAATAGAAAATTCAAATTCTAGACTAAAATTTTTGGATGAGTTGCAGAAGTTGCTTCCTCCAACAGTGATGATACCTGAGAGGAGATTAGAAAATTTGGTTGAACAGGCACTGAATCTGCAGAAAGAATCATGTTATTTCCACAATCCTCTCAGTAGTTCTCTCTCACTGTATACTGATCACAAGTGTGGAAAGGATTTATTACCTTCTCATACCATTCAG GTATTGCAAGAACATCAGGATGAAGTATGGTTTGTTCAGTTCTCTAATAATGGAAAATATCTAGCTTCGGCTTCAAATGATAAGTCGGCAATTATATGGGAG GTTCATGAGGATGGACGATTATCATTAAAGCACAAACTGATTGGCCATCGAAAGCCTGTTTCAATGGTTGCCTGGAGTCCGGATGACTGCCAGCTTCTCACATGTGGAACAGAGGAAGTTGTAAGACGCTGGGATGCATCAACCGGAACATGCCTCCACGTCTATGAAAAAGCTGCCTTTTCACTGATTTCTTGTGGTTGGTTCCCAGATGGAAAACAATTATTCTCTGGTGTCACCGATAGGAGTATCTGCATCTGGGATTTGGAAGGTACTGAAATTGAGTCTTGGAAAGGGCGGCTAAAAAGCATGGCCTCAGATATGGCCATTACGAAAGATCACcagaagatcataagcatgtataaagaAAATGTGATTATGTTGCTAGATAGGGAGACAAAGACGGATAAACTGATACAAGAGGAACAGACTATTACTTCATTTACTCTCTCacatgataataattttttacttGTAAATTTGATAAACCAGGAGATTCATTTATGGAGCATAAAAGATGATCCCAGACTTGTAAAGAGATACAAAGGCCACAAGCGTAGCAGATTCTTAATTCGATCCTGTTTTGGAGGCATCGAACAAGCTTTTATTGCCAGTGGAAGCGAGGATTCTCAG GTATACATATGGCACCGAAATAGTGGAAATCTTGTTGAGGTGCTCCCCGGGCACTCCAGTGCTGTCAACTGTGTCAGCTGGAATCCGACGAACCCCCACATGCTAGCGTCTGCAAGCGACGACTACACAATTCGCATATGGGGACTCAGCAAGGACAACCTGAAGTGCTATGAGACCCACAGCAATGGAGTTGCCCACTGCAATGGCAATAGTAAATGA